A region of Pseudomonas sp. Marseille-Q3773 DNA encodes the following proteins:
- a CDS encoding ABC transporter substrate-binding protein: protein MKTNKTLLASLFALGLLGAAGSSQAAGWCESGKPVKFAGLNWESGMLLTDVMQFVLKNGYGCSTDSLPGNSITMENALGTNDIQVFAEEWVGRSEVWNKAEAAGKVVGVGAPVVGAEEGWYVPRYVIEGDAKRNLEAKAPDLKRVADLAKYSSVFKDQEEPSKGRFYNCPAGWTCELDNTKMLKEYGLESSYTNFRPGTGPALDAAVLSSYKRGEPILFYYWTPTPLMGQVDLVKLQEKDGVDKTVSNKVGLSKTFHDEAPELVEVLQKVNLPIDLLNQNLARMTKDRIESPALAKAFLKEHPEVWQAWVSEEAAKKINAAL from the coding sequence ATGAAAACCAACAAGACCTTGCTTGCTTCGCTGTTCGCCCTTGGCCTGCTCGGCGCTGCCGGTAGCAGCCAGGCCGCTGGCTGGTGCGAGTCTGGCAAGCCGGTGAAGTTCGCCGGATTGAACTGGGAAAGCGGCATGCTGCTGACCGACGTGATGCAATTCGTGCTGAAGAACGGCTACGGCTGTTCGACCGACAGCCTGCCCGGCAACTCCATCACCATGGAAAACGCCCTGGGCACCAATGACATTCAGGTATTCGCCGAGGAATGGGTTGGCCGTAGCGAGGTCTGGAACAAGGCCGAAGCCGCCGGCAAGGTGGTCGGTGTCGGCGCTCCGGTCGTGGGGGCGGAGGAGGGCTGGTACGTGCCGCGCTACGTGATCGAGGGCGACGCCAAGCGCAACCTCGAAGCCAAGGCGCCAGACCTCAAGCGCGTGGCCGACCTGGCCAAGTATTCCAGCGTGTTCAAGGACCAGGAAGAGCCCAGCAAAGGCCGCTTCTACAACTGCCCGGCTGGTTGGACCTGCGAGCTGGACAACACCAAGATGCTCAAGGAATACGGCCTGGAGAGCAGCTACACCAACTTCCGCCCCGGCACCGGCCCTGCGCTGGATGCCGCCGTGCTGTCGAGCTACAAGCGCGGCGAGCCGATCCTGTTCTACTACTGGACACCCACCCCGCTGATGGGCCAGGTCGACCTGGTCAAGCTGCAGGAAAAGGACGGCGTGGACAAGACCGTGTCGAACAAGGTCGGCCTGTCCAAAACCTTCCACGACGAGGCCCCGGAGCTGGTCGAGGTGCTGCAGAAGGTCAACTTGCCGATCGACCTGCTGAACCAGAACCTGGCGCGCATGACCAAGGATCGGATCGAGTCGCCGGCGCTGGCCAAGGCGTTCCTCAAGGAACATCCTGAAGTCTGGCAGGCCTGGGTCAGCGAAGAGGCCGCCAAGAAGATCAACGCGGCGCTCTGA
- the hutU gene encoding urocanate hydratase, with the protein MTDNKLNKFRDVEIRAPRGNKLTAKSWLTEAPLRMLMNNLDPQVAENPKELVVYGGIGRAARNWACYDKIVESLTQLNDDETLLVQSGKPVGVFKTHANAPRVLIANSNLVPHWANWEHFNELDAKGLAMYGQMTAGSWIYIGSQGIVQGTYETFVEAGRQHYGGSLKGKWVLTAGLGGMGGAQPLAATLAGACSLNIECQQSRIDFRLQTRYVDEQAHDLDDALARIARYTAEGKAISIALHGNAAEILPELVKRGVRPDMVTDQTSAHDPLNGYLPAGWTWEQYRDRAQTEPAAVVKAAKQSMAVHVQAMLDFQKQGVPTFDYGNNIRQMAKEEGVANAFDFPGFVPAYIRPLFCRGIGPFRWAALSGDAEDIYKTDAKVKELIPDDAHLHRWLDMARERISFQGLPARICWVGLGLRAKLGLAFNEMVRSGELSAPIVIGRDHLDSGSVSSPNRETEAMQDGSDAVSDWPLLNALLNTASGATWVSLHHGGGVGMGFSQHSGMVIVCDGTDAAAERIARVLTNDPATGVMRHADAGYQIAIDCAKEQGLNLPMITG; encoded by the coding sequence GTGACTGACAACAAGCTGAACAAATTCCGTGACGTCGAGATCCGCGCCCCGCGTGGCAACAAGCTGACCGCCAAAAGCTGGCTGACCGAAGCGCCGCTGCGCATGCTGATGAACAACCTCGACCCACAGGTTGCCGAAAACCCGAAAGAACTGGTGGTGTATGGCGGCATTGGTCGCGCCGCACGCAACTGGGCTTGCTACGACAAGATCGTCGAGAGCCTGACCCAGCTGAACGACGATGAAACCTTGCTGGTGCAGTCCGGCAAACCGGTCGGTGTGTTCAAGACCCACGCCAACGCCCCGCGCGTGCTGATCGCCAACTCCAACCTGGTACCGCACTGGGCCAACTGGGAGCACTTCAACGAGCTGGATGCCAAGGGCCTGGCCATGTACGGCCAGATGACCGCCGGCAGCTGGATCTACATCGGCAGCCAGGGCATTGTCCAGGGCACCTACGAAACCTTCGTCGAGGCTGGTCGCCAGCACTACGGGGGCAGCCTCAAAGGCAAGTGGGTGCTGACCGCGGGCCTGGGCGGCATGGGCGGCGCCCAGCCACTGGCGGCCACCCTGGCCGGCGCCTGCTCGCTGAACATCGAGTGCCAGCAGAGCCGAATCGATTTCCGCCTGCAGACCCGCTACGTGGACGAGCAAGCCCACGACCTTGACGACGCCCTGGCGCGCATTGCCCGGTACACCGCCGAAGGCAAGGCCATTTCTATCGCCCTGCACGGCAACGCCGCAGAAATTCTGCCAGAACTGGTCAAGCGCGGCGTACGCCCGGACATGGTCACCGACCAGACCAGCGCCCACGACCCGCTCAACGGCTACCTGCCGGCGGGTTGGACCTGGGAACAGTATCGCGACCGTGCGCAGACCGAGCCGGCCGCCGTGGTCAAGGCCGCCAAGCAGTCGATGGCCGTGCACGTGCAGGCCATGCTCGACTTCCAGAAGCAGGGCGTGCCGACCTTCGACTACGGCAACAACATCCGCCAGATGGCCAAGGAAGAGGGCGTCGCCAATGCCTTCGACTTCCCGGGGTTCGTCCCGGCGTATATCCGCCCACTGTTCTGCCGCGGTATCGGCCCGTTCCGCTGGGCCGCGCTGTCCGGCGATGCCGAGGACATCTACAAGACCGACGCCAAGGTCAAGGAACTGATCCCGGACGACGCCCACTTGCACCGCTGGCTGGACATGGCCCGCGAGCGCATCAGCTTCCAGGGCCTGCCGGCCCGTATCTGCTGGGTTGGCCTGGGGCTGCGGGCCAAGCTGGGCCTGGCGTTCAACGAGATGGTGCGCAGTGGCGAGCTGTCGGCACCGATCGTGATCGGTCGCGACCACCTCGACTCGGGTTCGGTGTCCAGCCCCAACCGCGAGACCGAGGCCATGCAGGATGGTTCGGATGCCGTATCCGACTGGCCGCTGCTCAATGCCCTGCTGAACACTGCCAGCGGTGCCACCTGGGTTTCGCTGCACCATGGTGGCGGCGTGGGCATGGGCTTCTCCCAGCACTCTGGCATGGTCATCGTATGTGACGGCACCGACGCGGCGGCCGAGCGTATCGCCCGCGTGCTGACCAACGACCCGGCCACCGGGGTGATGCGTCACGCCGACGCGGGTTACCAGATCGCGATTGATTGCGCCAAAGAGCAGGGTCTGAACCTGCCGATGATCACTGGCTGA
- a CDS encoding HutD family protein — MSQVHWLRAKDYPRMPWKNGGGFTEEITRDAGDGLEGFGWRLSIADIEASGGFSTFAGYQRIITVLQGDGMRLTVDGQPSRPLVPFDAYAFSGESQVSCALLGGAIRDFNLIYAPLRYRARLQWYHGDSRLFSAAGTVLVFSGQAQLQVSIDGQLQPGLGLYDCLQLSGNDHLLEVEVLGRCCVIELTALS, encoded by the coding sequence ATGAGCCAAGTGCACTGGTTGCGTGCCAAAGACTACCCGCGCATGCCGTGGAAGAACGGTGGCGGCTTCACCGAGGAAATCACCCGCGATGCCGGGGACGGGCTCGAGGGCTTCGGCTGGCGCCTGTCGATCGCCGATATCGAGGCCTCTGGTGGGTTCTCTACCTTTGCCGGTTACCAGCGCATCATAACCGTGCTGCAAGGCGATGGCATGCGCCTTACCGTGGATGGCCAGCCCAGCCGGCCGCTGGTGCCCTTCGATGCCTACGCGTTCAGCGGTGAAAGCCAGGTGAGTTGCGCGCTGCTGGGCGGGGCGATTCGCGACTTCAACCTGATCTACGCACCACTGCGTTACCGTGCGCGACTGCAGTGGTACCACGGCGACAGCCGGCTGTTCAGTGCCGCCGGCACCGTGCTGGTTTTCAGTGGCCAGGCGCAATTGCAGGTGAGTATCGACGGCCAGCTGCAGCCGGGGCTGGGGCTGTATGACTGCTTGCAACTGAGCGGTAACGACCACCTGCTTGAAGTGGAAGTGCTCGGACGTTGCTGTGTGATCGAGCTGACTGCGCTTTCGTAA
- the hutC gene encoding histidine utilization repressor has protein sequence MGEGPAPLYARVKQMIVQQIENGSWPPHHRVPSESELVSQLGFSRMTINRALRELTAEGLLVRMQGVGTFVAEPKTRSALFEVNNIADEIAARGHQHSCQLITLAEETAGSERALALDMREGQRVFHSLIVHYENGVPVQIEDRYVNAQIAPDYLKQDFTLQTPYAYLSQVAPLTEGEHVVEAILAEPDECRLLQIEQGEPCLLIRRRTWSGRQPVTAARLIHPGSRHRLEGRFSK, from the coding sequence ATGGGCGAGGGCCCGGCGCCGCTGTACGCCCGGGTCAAGCAGATGATCGTCCAGCAGATCGAGAATGGCAGCTGGCCGCCGCACCACCGCGTGCCGTCCGAAAGCGAGCTGGTCAGCCAGCTGGGCTTCAGCCGCATGACCATCAACCGCGCATTGCGTGAGCTGACCGCCGAAGGGCTGTTGGTGCGCATGCAGGGGGTCGGCACCTTCGTTGCCGAGCCCAAGACCCGTTCGGCGCTGTTCGAAGTCAACAACATCGCTGACGAGATTGCCGCCCGTGGCCACCAGCATAGTTGCCAGCTGATCACTCTGGCCGAGGAGACCGCCGGCTCCGAACGCGCCCTGGCCCTCGATATGCGCGAAGGCCAGCGGGTGTTCCATTCATTGATCGTGCATTACGAAAACGGCGTCCCGGTGCAGATCGAAGACCGTTACGTCAATGCCCAGATCGCCCCGGACTACCTCAAGCAGGATTTCACCCTGCAGACGCCCTATGCCTACTTGTCCCAGGTAGCGCCGCTGACCGAGGGCGAGCACGTCGTCGAAGCCATCCTCGCCGAGCCTGACGAATGCAGGTTGCTGCAGATCGAGCAAGGTGAGCCGTGTCTGTTGATCCGCCGCCGCACCTGGTCCGGCCGCCAGCCTGTCACCGCGGCGCGGTTGATCCACCCCGGTTCCCGTCATCGCCTGGAAGGACGTTTCAGCAAATGA
- a CDS encoding formimidoylglutamate deiminase: protein MPAYYAERALLPSGWAHNVRFEVAADGTLAAIAADASGEGAEHLGGPVLPGMPNLHSHAFQRAMAGLAEVAGNPNDSFWTWRDLMYRLVGQISPEQLQVIARQLYIEMLKAGYTSVAEFHYVHHDQAGQAYAAPAELSRRISAAASDSGIGLTLLPVLYSHAGFGGQAPNDGQRRFINSTERYLQLQAQLAPLLASQPAQQLGLCFHSLRAVTPGQITEVLAASDKQCPVHIHIAEQQKEVDDCLAWSGQRPLQWLYQHVDVDPRWCLVHATHAEPDEVTAMARSGAVAGLCLTTEANLGDGIFPAVDYLAQGGRLGIGSDSHVSLSVVEELRWLEYGQRLRDQRRNRLYRGDQPMVGRTLYDAALSGGAQALGQAVGELAVGKRADWLVLDGQDPYIAMAEGDAILNRWLFAGGDRQVRDVMVNGQWVVRQGRHAQEEESGRAFAGVLRQLLG from the coding sequence ATGCCCGCCTATTACGCCGAACGTGCCCTCCTGCCCAGCGGTTGGGCTCACAATGTCCGTTTCGAGGTAGCCGCCGACGGCACTCTGGCGGCAATCGCAGCCGATGCCAGTGGCGAAGGCGCAGAGCACCTTGGCGGCCCTGTGCTGCCAGGCATGCCCAACCTGCACTCGCATGCCTTCCAGCGGGCCATGGCGGGTCTGGCGGAGGTGGCTGGCAACCCCAACGACAGCTTCTGGACCTGGCGCGACCTGATGTACCGCCTGGTCGGCCAGATCAGCCCGGAACAACTGCAGGTCATCGCCCGCCAGCTGTACATCGAGATGCTCAAGGCTGGTTACACCTCGGTGGCCGAGTTCCATTACGTGCACCACGACCAGGCCGGCCAGGCGTATGCCGCCCCGGCGGAGCTGTCCCGCCGCATCAGCGCGGCTGCCAGCGACAGCGGCATCGGCCTGACCTTGCTGCCGGTGCTGTACAGCCATGCCGGGTTTGGTGGCCAGGCGCCGAATGATGGGCAGCGGCGTTTCATCAACTCCACCGAAAGGTACCTGCAGCTGCAAGCACAGCTGGCCCCGCTGCTGGCCAGCCAACCGGCACAGCAACTGGGTTTGTGCTTCCACTCGCTACGGGCGGTGACACCCGGGCAGATTACCGAGGTGCTGGCAGCCAGCGACAAGCAATGCCCGGTACATATCCACATCGCCGAGCAGCAGAAGGAAGTCGATGACTGCCTGGCCTGGAGCGGCCAGCGCCCGTTGCAGTGGCTGTACCAGCATGTGGACGTCGACCCGCGCTGGTGCCTGGTACATGCCACCCATGCCGAGCCGGATGAAGTCACCGCCATGGCCCGCAGCGGCGCGGTGGCGGGGCTGTGCCTGACCACGGAAGCCAACCTGGGCGACGGCATCTTCCCGGCGGTGGACTACCTGGCCCAGGGCGGCCGCCTGGGCATCGGCTCCGACAGCCATGTATCGCTCAGCGTGGTGGAGGAGCTGCGCTGGCTGGAATACGGCCAGCGGCTGCGTGACCAGCGGCGCAACCGCCTGTATCGCGGCGACCAGCCGATGGTCGGGCGCACCTTGTATGACGCCGCACTGAGCGGTGGCGCACAGGCGTTGGGGCAGGCGGTCGGGGAGCTGGCAGTGGGCAAGCGTGCCGACTGGCTGGTGCTCGATGGGCAGGACCCCTACATCGCCATGGCCGAGGGTGACGCCATCCTCAACCGCTGGCTGTTTGCTGGCGGTGACCGGCAGGTGCGCGATGTGATGGTGAACGGGCAGTGGGTAGTGCGCCAGGGGCGCCATGCGCAGGAAGAGGAAAGCGGGCGGGCGTTCGCCGGGGTGTTGCGCCAGCTGTTGGGGTAG
- a CDS encoding lipocalin family protein, which yields MRRLYLLMGVCLALLLGGCAGSVHDPLAPKTAGNVDLKRYQGKWYELARLPMQYQDGCEQSEAHYNLRVDGSLGVLNRCRTMGDEWLRAEGHANIQEPGHTDKLWVEFDNWFTKLVPGVARGEYWILYVDERYRTAVVGSPDRKHLWLLSRTPTLPAWERENLMSRARQQGYDTSRLIWRASDQQIVKMH from the coding sequence ATGAGGCGCCTGTACCTGCTGATGGGGGTATGCCTGGCGTTGCTGCTGGGTGGCTGTGCCGGCTCGGTGCACGACCCGCTCGCGCCGAAGACCGCTGGCAATGTCGACCTCAAGCGCTACCAGGGTAAATGGTACGAACTGGCACGCCTGCCGATGCAATACCAGGACGGTTGCGAGCAATCCGAGGCGCACTACAACCTCAGGGTCGATGGCAGCCTGGGCGTGCTCAACCGTTGCCGCACCATGGGTGACGAATGGCTGCGTGCAGAAGGGCACGCGAATATTCAGGAGCCGGGCCACACCGACAAGTTGTGGGTCGAGTTCGACAACTGGTTCACCAAGCTGGTGCCAGGCGTGGCCAGGGGCGAGTACTGGATTCTGTACGTGGACGAGCGTTACCGCACGGCGGTGGTTGGCAGCCCCGACCGCAAGCACTTGTGGCTGCTGTCGCGGACGCCGACACTGCCGGCCTGGGAGCGCGAGAACCTGATGTCCAGGGCGCGGCAACAGGGGTATGACACCAGCCGCCTGATCTGGCGCGCTTCGGACCAGCAGATCGTCAAGATGCATTGA
- the bamE gene encoding outer membrane protein assembly factor BamE: MSLRSLALLSLCVVLTACSKINQENYSKIKAGMNKAEVEQLLGTPTECSGALGMSSCTWGDEKSFISVQYAADKVLMYSGQGLK, from the coding sequence ATGTCGTTGCGTTCCCTCGCCCTGTTGTCGCTGTGCGTCGTCCTGACTGCCTGCAGCAAGATCAACCAGGAAAACTATTCCAAGATCAAGGCCGGTATGAACAAGGCCGAGGTCGAGCAGTTGCTCGGCACGCCGACCGAGTGTTCCGGCGCGCTGGGCATGAGCAGCTGCACCTGGGGGGACGAGAAGAGCTTCATCAGTGTGCAGTACGCGGCTGACAAGGTGCTGATGTATTCCGGGCAGGGCCTCAAATGA
- a CDS encoding DUF924 family protein: MLAPWQPLLEWWFGWGTSPQAVADEKSTLWFGKHHDAEAHALFGELVEHALAGGLDEWQQSPQGWLGLLILLDQLPRMIYRDTPRAFEGDRRAQVVAMQGLQKGWDYQLLPIQRVFVLLVLEHAEVLDWQNLCVERYQMLLDEQPEANRRLFEGFLDYAEQHRRVIERFGRFPHRNLVLERPSTSEEMDFLLEPGSRF; this comes from the coding sequence ATGCTCGCACCTTGGCAGCCGTTGCTGGAGTGGTGGTTCGGTTGGGGCACCAGTCCCCAGGCCGTGGCTGACGAGAAGAGCACGCTGTGGTTCGGCAAGCATCACGATGCCGAGGCCCATGCGCTGTTTGGCGAACTGGTCGAGCACGCCCTGGCCGGCGGGCTCGACGAGTGGCAACAGAGCCCGCAAGGCTGGCTGGGCCTGCTGATCCTGCTGGACCAGCTGCCGCGCATGATCTATCGCGACACGCCACGCGCCTTCGAGGGTGACCGGCGCGCTCAGGTAGTAGCCATGCAGGGCCTGCAGAAGGGCTGGGACTACCAGTTGCTGCCGATCCAGCGGGTGTTCGTGCTGCTAGTGCTTGAGCATGCCGAAGTGCTGGACTGGCAGAACCTGTGTGTCGAGCGCTACCAGATGCTGCTGGACGAGCAGCCAGAGGCCAACCGCCGGTTGTTCGAAGGCTTTCTCGACTATGCCGAACAGCACCGGCGGGTGATCGAGCGGTTCGGGCGCTTCCCGCACCGCAACCTGGTATTGGAACGGCCCAGTACCAGCGAAGAGATGGACTTTCTGCTGGAGCCCGGGTCGAGGTTCTGA
- a CDS encoding class 1 fructose-bisphosphatase, translated as MSRVTLSRYLIEQTRSNNTPADLRFLIEVVARACKEISHHVSKGALGGVLGSMGTENVQGEVQKKLDVISNDILLEANEWGGHLAGMASEEMDNAYQIPGKYPKGAYLLVFDPLDGSSNIDVNVSVGTIFSVLRCPNEFLSQNETLNEKAFLQPGTQQVAAGYAIYGPQTMLILTLGNGVKGFTLDRELGSFVLTHENIRVPESTAEFAINMSNQRHWEAPIQRYVGELLAGETGPLKKNYNMRWIASMVADVHRILTRGGLFMYPRDAREPSKPGKLRLMYEANPMSFIIEQAGGASTNGYDRILDIQPESLHQRVSVILGSKEEVERVTAYHKE; from the coding sequence ATGTCCCGCGTTACCCTGAGTCGCTATCTGATTGAGCAGACCCGCAGCAACAATACCCCTGCCGATCTGCGCTTCCTGATCGAGGTGGTGGCGCGTGCGTGCAAGGAAATCAGCCATCACGTGTCCAAAGGCGCCCTCGGTGGTGTACTGGGCAGCATGGGCACTGAAAACGTGCAGGGCGAAGTCCAGAAGAAGCTGGACGTGATTTCCAACGATATTCTGCTGGAAGCCAACGAGTGGGGCGGGCACCTGGCAGGCATGGCCTCCGAAGAAATGGACAATGCCTACCAGATCCCGGGCAAGTACCCGAAAGGCGCCTACCTGCTGGTCTTCGATCCGCTGGACGGCTCGTCCAACATCGATGTCAACGTGTCGGTCGGCACCATCTTCTCGGTACTGCGTTGCCCTAACGAGTTCCTGAGCCAGAACGAGACCCTGAACGAAAAAGCCTTCCTGCAGCCAGGCACCCAGCAGGTCGCCGCCGGTTATGCCATCTACGGCCCGCAGACCATGCTGATCCTGACCCTGGGCAACGGCGTCAAGGGCTTCACCCTGGACCGCGAGCTGGGCAGCTTCGTCCTGACCCACGAGAACATCCGCGTGCCGGAAAGCACCGCCGAGTTCGCCATCAACATGTCCAACCAGCGCCACTGGGAAGCACCGATCCAGCGCTACGTGGGCGAACTGCTTGCAGGCGAGACCGGCCCGCTGAAAAAGAACTACAACATGCGCTGGATCGCCTCGATGGTGGCCGACGTGCACCGCATTCTCACCCGTGGCGGCCTGTTCATGTACCCCCGTGACGCCCGCGAGCCGAGCAAGCCGGGCAAACTGCGCCTGATGTACGAAGCCAACCCGATGTCGTTCATCATCGAGCAGGCTGGCGGCGCTTCCACCAACGGTTACGATCGCATCCTCGACATCCAGCCTGAGAGCCTGCACCAGCGCGTGTCGGTGATTCTCGGCTCGAAGGAAGAGGTCGAGCGCGTCACCGCCTACCACAAGGAGTAA
- a CDS encoding glycogen/starch/alpha-glucan phosphorylase, whose protein sequence is MSQEPKARDAEVAEFRAAVLDKLTYAVGKDPEHAFDHDWFEAIALAARDHMVDHWMDHTRQAYRRSQKRVYYLSLEFLIGRLLYDSLSNLGLLDIARDALEGLDVDLERIRLLEPDAALGNGGLGRLAACFMESMSTLGIAAHGYGIRYEHGLFRQAMVDGWQQEQTENWLDFGNPWEFERAEVIYPISFGGSVETVHDTHGQQRQVWWPGETVRAVAYDTPVVGWRGSSVNTLRLWRARALEELHLERFNAGDHLGAVAEVARAESISRVLYPADSTEAGQELRLRQEYFFVSASLQDLLRRHLNMHDNLLNLPDAAAIQLNDTHPSIAVAELMRLLVDQHEIPWDTAWELTVGTLAYTNHTLLPEALETWPVALMERMLPRHMQIIYLINAYHIDALRAKGLHDFDVLRAVSLIEEDNGRRVRMGNLAFLGSHSVNGVSALHSKLMKSTVFAELHKLYPQRINNKTNGITFRRWLYQSNPQLTAMLVEALGPELLDDPEGRLAGLVPFADKGAFRKQFAAQRLHSKRALASIIQDRLGVTVNPEALFDVQVKRIHEYKRQLLNLLHTVALYQAMRNDPGTDWVPRVKIFAGKAAASYHQAKLIIKLANDIARVVNNDPTVRGLLKVVFLPNYNVSLAECIIPAADLSEQISTAGYEASGTSNMKFGLNGALTIGTLDGANVEMSEQVGADNMFIFGLTAQQVEARRRAGDFGATAAIAASSRLNDVLQAIRSGVFSPDDPSRYTALIDGLVAYDRFLVCADFDAYWDAQRRVEELWHKPQEWWRMAVLNTARMGWFSSDRTIREYASEIWKALD, encoded by the coding sequence ATGTCCCAGGAACCCAAAGCTCGTGACGCCGAGGTGGCCGAATTTCGCGCCGCTGTGCTGGACAAGCTGACCTACGCGGTCGGCAAGGACCCGGAACATGCCTTCGACCACGACTGGTTCGAAGCCATCGCCCTGGCCGCGCGCGATCACATGGTCGATCACTGGATGGACCACACCCGGCAGGCTTATCGCCGTAGCCAGAAGCGGGTCTATTACCTTTCCCTCGAATTTCTCATCGGCCGCCTGTTGTATGACAGCCTCAGCAACCTGGGCCTGCTCGACATTGCCCGCGATGCGCTGGAAGGCCTGGATGTGGACCTGGAGCGGATCCGCCTGCTCGAGCCCGATGCCGCGCTGGGCAACGGCGGCCTGGGCCGCCTTGCAGCGTGCTTCATGGAGAGCATGTCGACCCTCGGTATAGCTGCCCACGGCTATGGTATCCGCTATGAACACGGGCTGTTCCGCCAGGCCATGGTCGATGGCTGGCAGCAGGAACAGACCGAGAACTGGCTGGATTTCGGCAACCCCTGGGAATTCGAGCGCGCCGAGGTGATCTACCCGATCAGCTTTGGCGGCAGCGTCGAAACGGTGCATGACACCCACGGCCAGCAGCGCCAGGTGTGGTGGCCGGGCGAGACCGTGCGGGCGGTGGCCTATGACACGCCAGTGGTCGGTTGGCGCGGATCCAGCGTCAACACCCTGCGCCTGTGGCGTGCGCGGGCGCTGGAAGAGCTGCACCTGGAGCGCTTCAATGCCGGTGACCACCTCGGCGCGGTAGCCGAGGTGGCCCGGGCCGAAAGCATCTCGCGGGTACTTTACCCGGCCGACAGCACCGAGGCCGGCCAGGAGCTGCGGCTGCGCCAGGAGTACTTTTTCGTCTCGGCGTCGCTGCAGGACCTGCTGCGACGTCACCTGAACATGCATGACAACCTGCTCAACCTGCCCGACGCGGCGGCCATCCAGCTCAACGACACCCACCCGTCGATCGCCGTGGCCGAGCTGATGCGCCTGCTGGTCGACCAGCATGAAATTCCCTGGGATACCGCCTGGGAACTGACCGTGGGCACCCTGGCCTACACCAATCACACCCTGCTGCCCGAAGCCCTGGAAACCTGGCCGGTGGCGCTGATGGAGCGGATGCTGCCACGGCACATGCAAATCATCTACCTGATCAACGCCTACCATATCGATGCGCTACGGGCCAAAGGCCTGCATGACTTCGATGTGTTGCGGGCGGTGTCGCTGATCGAGGAAGACAACGGCCGTCGGGTGCGCATGGGCAACCTGGCATTTCTCGGCTCGCACAGCGTCAACGGGGTTTCGGCGCTGCACAGCAAGCTGATGAAAAGCACGGTGTTCGCCGAGCTGCACAAACTTTACCCGCAACGGATCAACAACAAGACCAACGGCATCACCTTCCGCCGCTGGCTGTACCAGTCCAACCCGCAGCTCACGGCCATGCTGGTCGAGGCGCTGGGCCCTGAGCTGCTGGATGACCCTGAGGGACGCCTGGCCGGCCTGGTGCCATTCGCCGATAAAGGCGCTTTCCGCAAGCAGTTCGCTGCCCAGCGCCTGCACAGCAAGCGTGCCCTGGCCAGCATCATCCAGGACCGCCTGGGCGTCACGGTGAACCCCGAGGCGCTGTTCGACGTGCAGGTCAAGCGCATCCACGAGTACAAGCGTCAGTTGCTCAACCTGCTGCACACCGTGGCGCTGTACCAGGCCATGCGCAACGACCCGGGTACCGACTGGGTGCCGCGGGTCAAGATCTTCGCCGGCAAGGCCGCGGCCAGCTATCACCAGGCCAAGCTGATCATCAAGCTGGCCAACGACATTGCCCGGGTGGTGAACAACGACCCGACGGTACGTGGCCTGCTGAAGGTGGTGTTCCTGCCCAACTACAACGTCAGCCTGGCCGAATGCATCATCCCGGCGGCGGACCTTTCCGAGCAGATTTCAACCGCCGGCTACGAAGCGTCCGGTACCAGCAACATGAAGTTCGGCCTGAACGGCGCGCTGACCATCGGCACCCTGGATGGCGCCAATGTGGAAATGAGCGAGCAGGTAGGGGCCGACAACATGTTCATCTTCGGCCTCACTGCGCAGCAGGTGGAAGCGCGGCGGCGCGCCGGGGACTTCGGCGCCACTGCGGCGATTGCCGCGTCCAGCCGCTTGAACGATGTGCTGCAAGCCATTCGCAGCGGGGTGTTCTCGCCGGATGACCCGTCGCGCTACACCGCGCTGATCGATGGGCTGGTGGCCTATGACCGCTTCCTGGTGTGTGCCGATTTCGACGCCTACTGGGACGCCCAGCGCCGGGTCGAGGAGTTGTGGCACAAGCCGCAGGAGTGGTGGCGCATGGCGGTGCTGAACACCGCGCGGATGGGCTGGTTCTCGTCGGACCGGACCATTCGTGAATATGCCAGCGAGATCTGGAAGGCTCTGGATTGA
- a CDS encoding YkgJ family cysteine cluster protein encodes MKTTLIAAAEVDRLETWQRYTSNMCHGCHSTCCTLPVEVKIKDLIRIGVVDEFEKDEPPKNIAKRLQKEGIIERFNQKSGIFTLTRMSNDDCLYLDRKSRLCTIYDKRPDTCRNHPKIGPRPGYCAYKPKVAAR; translated from the coding sequence ATGAAAACGACCCTGATCGCCGCGGCCGAAGTCGACCGCCTGGAGACCTGGCAGCGCTACACCAGCAACATGTGCCATGGCTGCCATTCGACCTGCTGCACCCTGCCAGTGGAGGTGAAGATCAAGGATCTGATCCGTATCGGCGTGGTCGACGAATTCGAAAAAGACGAACCGCCGAAGAACATCGCCAAGCGCCTGCAGAAAGAAGGCATCATCGAACGCTTCAACCAGAAGTCGGGAATCTTCACCCTGACCCGCATGAGCAACGACGACTGCCTGTACCTGGACCGCAAGAGCCGGCTGTGCACCATTTACGACAAGCGTCCGGATACTTGCCGTAATCATCCCAAGATTGGTCCGCGTCCGGGGTATTGTGCCTACAAGCCCAAGGTGGCCGCGCGCTAG